The DNA region GGCCGGTTCGGGTGCATCAATGGTTGTCTCAACGATTTGGTAATTGGGAGCTTCCCGATTTGTATAGATAAGTAGTCGATCCCCGTCACTATGAATGACCTGGTGATTGTTTTCAAAATCATCAATAATTTGGATATAATCCGATTCAGGGTTGTCCAGGTCATTGATATAGAGTTCGTTGCCGCTGGTACCCTGGGCTGCTGATAACACCAGGAATCGCTCGTCTTCGGTAAGATAGGCGGAGACAATGCGTCGCCGCACTTCATCCCCGAATACTACCCGGTCGCTGGATTGTAATGTACCCACCTCGTGAAAATAGACCTTATGATTCTGATTGGCAGCGGTAAGAGCTTCTCCCTCCTCCGGTCGCTCGTAACTACTATAATAAAAACCTTCATTGCCTCTCCATGATACACCGGTAAACTTAAGATCGGTCAGCGTGTCGCCTACCATCTCTTTTGTTTCAGTATTCAGTGTGATAGCCTTACGCCAGTCTGAACCTCCATCTGAAATAAGGTAGGTCATCAATGATCCGTCTTTCGAAAAGAAGGTTCCCGCCATGGATATGGTACCATCTTCCGAGAACTCATTGGGATTCAGGAAGACTTCTTCCTTATCACTATCAGGATCCATAGTGCGGTAGTACACGCTCTGATCTTGTAGCCCGTCGTTCTTATAATAATAATAGTAATCGCCGTGCCTGTTTGGTGCGGTGACTCGCTGGTAATCGAATAGCGCTTTTACTCGCTCTTCAACTTGATCGCGGAAGGGGATCTCTTCCAGGTAGGAATAGGTCACTTCATTCTGGGCCTCAACCCATGCTTCCGTTTCGGCACTGTTATCGTCTTCCAGCCAGCGATAAGGGTCGGCTACTTCCGTTCCGAAATAGGTGTCAACAGTATCTACCTTTTTGGTTTCGGGATACTGGATATCGACACCTGAGGGACCCGGTAGCCGGTTGCAGTAAATAAACAGCAGGGAGATCAACAGGAGGGATGAAAGTGTTTTCTTCTTCATAGATATGAGAGGTTTGTTTGACGGCTAAACATTTTCAAAATGTAGTAAAAAAATGGTTGAGATCTATACCGGGTATACGGTGTATCGGCCCGCTACAAACTCTCAGGATGATTCGGTTTCCGATGGGTTTTCTGTACTTGTTTCAATAGGAGGCTTTGGTTTCTGCTTATACCGACTGAGTATCCAGATCAGTAAAATCGCTACCCCGGTCAGGATAAAGAATAGGGAGTCGTAAAAGGTGACTGATTCTCCCATAAGCAGCGGCATGATCATGAGCAGTACTGAAACGATTAGCTCTATGAAACCGTGAACCCGAAATGGAATGATTTTCTTTACTCCAAGGGGAAAATTGGTGAAGAGGGTCAGCATCAGATGAACGGCACCCAGCAGGTAGGAGATGGTTGCCACAGTAGGTGTTAGTGTAAACAGAGACGGTGCCACGAAGAAATAGATTACCGTTAGATAATCAAAGAGACCGTGTGCGAATGGTGGGAGCTTGTTCATAATGAATAAAGCCAACTCTATTGATATTCAACTCAATGGTAGCAAAAGAAGGGATAGGATACAAGGTGGGTTGAGGTATAAGGTATAGGGTATAAGGGATTTGATAAACTTAGTGTTACTTAGTGGTAAAACATAAAGGGTAATATACCCTTAACCCGCTTCCTCCGGCCGCTGGGCAACTACATATACATTCCTGCCCGATCGCTGCTCCTGACTAAGAATCTCAAAACCTGCCTGCTGAAGCTCCTTCACAACGGTTTCCAAAGTCACCCCGTGTGAGCTGCCCGAAGCCCTTCCTCCGGCTTCGGCTTCTCTACCTCTCGGTTCAAAATCAATGACGGCCAGTTTCCCTCCCGGCTTCAACGTCCGGTACAGACTCTTATTCATGGAGGCCGGGTCTGTGATATGGTGATAGACCCTGCGCATGTAAATAGCTTCGCAACACTCTTCAGGCAGGTTAGTGTGGGTGTTGTGAGCTTCCAGCACGTCAATATTATTCATCCCCGAATTTTCAATCTCTTCTCTTAATTCTTCAACTGAATCTTCTCCAAGCTCAGTACTGAAAATATGTCCCTTTTCACCTATATATCGCGCAATTGCAAGGGTTTGTCCCCCGTCACCGGCTCCAATGTCAGCAACATGAGAGCCCTCTTTGATATCCAGAACCTTGATAAGCCAGTTCACATCTGACGAGTAACTCTGGGCACGTGCACATCCGGTTGCGGTGAGGAATATCAACATGATCCACAGACCGTTCACTATGAGTGTGCGGAGGCGGATTGCTGCAATATGTAATGTACTCGTAACCGAATAGTATGGGAACTCAGGCTTTGATGACATCTTAATCAGGGTTTAATAACGGGTATCCGGTATGTAATTTAAGAGTACTTGTGACAACTTCAAATGAAACGAGGTGTAAGTCATATTTAGTATTACTCCCTTTTTCCCGATTTGATAACTTCCAGTATCTCATAGGCAATTTCTTCAATGGGTTTGTTGGTCACTTTGATAACTGTCCAGTCGTCATGTTTGCCAAATATCTGTCTGGCGTGCATTAGCTCCATCCGCACTTTTTCAAAATCAACATAATCTTTTGTGACTCCGCCGAAATGGGTATGTCTGGTTTGCCGGATCCGTACAAGGCTTTTTGGGTCTGTCTGAAGGCCGATGATATTTCCACTCGAAAGAATCGAAGCATCAAAAGGCAGATTCTGACCCGGAATAATAGGTACATTTGCCACCAGCCAACCCTTAAAAGCCAGGTACATACTGATTGGGGTTTTGAATGTTCGGGAAACACCGATCAATACAATCTCAGCTTTGTCAATTTCGTGAATACGGCGGCCGTCGTCATGGCGGAAAGCGAACTCCATAGCCTCTACACGTTGAAAGTAGGCACGATTCAGTTGGTGGAATAGCCCCGGTTCTTCTGATGGCAGGTTTTCAAATTTATCAGTGAGCTGGGCCATTAAAGGGCCCATTAGATCTATGGTTTCCACCGAATGAAGGCGTCCTGAACGGAGAATAAAATCCCTCAGCTTGCGGGATACCACCGTATGAACAATAAAACCGTTGGCTGTTCTGGCTTCTTCAATTACTCCCAGTACTTCTTCCTTAGTGCGCAGCTTTGATCGGACGTTAATCTTCGCCTTTACACGGTCGAACTGGGTCAGCGCCGCCTCCAGTATTTGGGTAGCGGTCCTTCCGGTACCATCCGATATGACAAATATCTCAGGCATGATATTTTCAGAGGTTTTAAAGATGGGTCTCTTGTCAACCCGGTTATCGTCCCTAACACGTCCTGAAGTCTGCGGGTTTATAGAGCCTCATATGCAATTTACAAGACCCCGGCATAACTGCAAAGTTAATGAGGCTAATGGCTGTTTGGTATTAAGACGGCAAATTGTAAGCGTAACGGTTATACCACTGAGAGTCACAGAGAAGCGCGGAGGTGCACTGAGCGTACTATAAGATATTTTACAATTTAATCCTTTACCTGATATAAACATCCTGCATCTTTGAAGAAGGCCTAAAACTTTAGAATATTTGAAAAAGAGGAAATCAGGATACCTGATACGAACAGGTAAGTAGTTACATAGATACTATGATCTCGAAGAGTATAAGAATTTCATCTGCAGTTATTTTATTAGCCTCTCTAGGTTTCATGATAACCGGTTGCGAGGCTAATCTTGATCCTATTGACCGTGGTGCCGGTGTATATGGAATCTATGGGGCACTGGATTTGAACAGTCAAACCAACTATATCCGTGTCAAGGATCTAAATGCCGAGCTTACGGCGGAA from Halalkalibaculum roseum includes:
- a CDS encoding class I SAM-dependent methyltransferase — translated: MSSKPEFPYYSVTSTLHIAAIRLRTLIVNGLWIMLIFLTATGCARAQSYSSDVNWLIKVLDIKEGSHVADIGAGDGGQTLAIARYIGEKGHIFSTELGEDSVEELREEIENSGMNNIDVLEAHNTHTNLPEECCEAIYMRRVYHHITDPASMNKSLYRTLKPGGKLAVIDFEPRGREAEAGGRASGSSHGVTLETVVKELQQAGFEILSQEQRSGRNVYVVAQRPEEAG
- a CDS encoding pyruvate, water dikinase regulatory protein; this encodes MPEIFVISDGTGRTATQILEAALTQFDRVKAKINVRSKLRTKEEVLGVIEEARTANGFIVHTVVSRKLRDFILRSGRLHSVETIDLMGPLMAQLTDKFENLPSEEPGLFHQLNRAYFQRVEAMEFAFRHDDGRRIHEIDKAEIVLIGVSRTFKTPISMYLAFKGWLVANVPIIPGQNLPFDASILSSGNIIGLQTDPKSLVRIRQTRHTHFGGVTKDYVDFEKVRMELMHARQIFGKHDDWTVIKVTNKPIEEIAYEILEVIKSGKRE